In one window of Frigoriglobus tundricola DNA:
- a CDS encoding TetR/AcrR family transcriptional regulator, with translation MEKKAGPRKRILEVADRLFYSEGVRTTGTEKIMSVSEVAKATFYRHFKSKDALVLAYLDSRDQAFWDYLFNPTPPADVYEALTKIDRLVNRPEVTGCPFLLVASEYPDLAHPIHLRVIEHKDKLLAYLIDLLKPFAIDRTVAATKLLTVIDGALSARMVYGASRVVPLLGSAEAILKSVAPPGPKPI, from the coding sequence ATGGAAAAAAAAGCCGGTCCGCGGAAGAGAATTCTGGAGGTTGCCGACCGCCTCTTCTACTCAGAGGGGGTCCGCACGACCGGCACCGAGAAGATCATGTCCGTCTCCGAGGTCGCAAAGGCGACCTTCTATCGGCATTTCAAAAGCAAAGATGCCCTCGTGCTCGCATACCTTGACAGCCGCGATCAAGCGTTTTGGGACTATCTCTTTAACCCCACCCCTCCGGCAGATGTGTATGAGGCACTCACCAAAATCGACCGCCTGGTGAACCGGCCCGAAGTCACCGGCTGTCCCTTCCTGCTGGTAGCCTCGGAGTACCCCGACCTTGCTCACCCCATCCACCTTCGCGTGATTGAGCACAAGGACAAACTGCTTGCCTATCTCATCGACCTGTTAAAGCCCTTCGCAATCGATCGAACGGTGGCGGCAACGAAGCTACTTACCGTTATTGATGGTGCGCTCTCCGCGCGAATGGTCTACGGCGCATCAAGGGTGGTCCCGCTCCTCGGGTCCGCGGAGGCCATTCTTAAGAGCGTCGCGCCGCCGGGACCAAAACCGATATAG
- a CDS encoding alkene reductase, whose translation MKSLFEPVQLGSLTLPNRVFMAPLTRNRANPDGVHSELAATYYSQRASAGLIVTEATQISPMGKGYVNTPGIHSPQQIRAWRNIVDAVHGHNGRIFLQLWHVGRISHTSLLPNHAHPVAPSAIRANSHTSIATGRAPVSQPVALTADGIKETLADYQRAAGNAKEAGFDGVEIHAANGYLIDQFLRTGTNRRTDEYGGAAANRVRFLAEVVEQVLRAWDGKRVGVRISPTGDFNDMSDDNPLETFSVTVARLNGYGLGYVHVVETAQNGKGSSEEDLALSAHLRTLWNGLYVVNGGYDGPRGEEAVRTGRADAVAYGRAFLANPDLPRRLQLGAALNEPDPTTFYGGDAAGYTSYPALS comes from the coding sequence GTGAAGAGCCTTTTCGAACCCGTCCAGCTCGGGTCTCTGACCCTGCCCAATCGTGTCTTCATGGCACCGCTGACGCGGAACCGCGCCAACCCAGATGGCGTACATAGCGAACTCGCGGCGACATACTACTCGCAGCGTGCATCGGCCGGTCTCATCGTTACGGAGGCGACTCAGATTTCCCCCATGGGAAAGGGGTACGTTAATACGCCGGGCATTCATTCGCCCCAGCAGATCCGTGCATGGCGAAACATCGTAGATGCTGTACACGGGCACAACGGCCGAATCTTCCTTCAGTTGTGGCACGTCGGCCGAATCTCTCATACGTCCTTGTTGCCGAACCACGCGCACCCCGTGGCCCCATCGGCAATCCGTGCCAATAGCCACACGTCCATTGCCACGGGTCGGGCACCGGTTTCGCAACCGGTTGCCTTAACCGCTGACGGGATCAAAGAAACCTTGGCCGACTACCAGCGGGCGGCCGGCAACGCGAAAGAAGCCGGATTCGACGGGGTCGAGATTCATGCGGCCAATGGGTACTTGATCGATCAATTTCTCCGAACGGGAACAAATCGGCGAACCGACGAATATGGAGGTGCCGCAGCGAATCGAGTCCGCTTTCTCGCCGAAGTCGTCGAACAGGTTCTTCGAGCCTGGGACGGCAAGCGGGTCGGTGTGCGAATCTCTCCGACGGGTGATTTTAACGATATGTCGGACGACAACCCGCTCGAAACCTTCTCGGTCACGGTTGCAAGACTCAACGGCTATGGGCTCGGGTACGTTCACGTCGTTGAAACGGCGCAGAACGGCAAAGGAAGCAGCGAGGAGGATCTCGCCTTGTCGGCGCACCTGAGAACACTTTGGAACGGTCTCTACGTCGTGAATGGCGGATACGACGGGCCCAGGGGAGAGGAAGCTGTACGGACCGGGCGCGCCGACGCTGTCGCGTACGGCCGCGCCTTTCTGGCCAACCCGGATCTACCAAGGCGGCTGCAACTCGGAGCCGCTCTGAACGAGCCGGACCCAACGACTTTCTACGGAGGAGACGCGGCCGGCTACACGAGCTATCCCGCGCTCTCCTGA
- a CDS encoding tRNA modification GTPase, with the protein MSFTATSAPHPDDTIVAVSSATGAAARAIVRVGGPNARGVVAAVFVAEEPTPSPSLKGGEQDLWSSDTSGGSREASRAVTPLPSGRGAGGVGSPRPRRLVLGSLRLTGVYSPLPAALYFFAGPRSYTGQDIAEIHTIGSPPLVERLVADLLAAGARPARPGEFTMRAFLAGKKDLPQAEAVQAVIEAGTDADLSAALAQLAGGVSQPLDALRDDLLNLLADVEAALDFADEDIEFVGAAETLRRVAAAVDHLDAVRKQLNDRTISGRPVRVALVGLPNAGKSSLFNALAGGAALVSPVPGTTRDYLTRPFGLAGVSAELIDTAGWQAASDTIEEQAQRLGTEQAARADVIVWCDAHGAFGTADEARLRATAAAVLKVRTKSDLHPSGGREPPVSQEAEVSASVVAPGGLDALRAALGDIVTSLVRPALAPSQSRCRHHVLVCLERLREAHRLAARGDPPELLALALRGAVDALGEMTGAVYTNDLLDRIFSRFCIGK; encoded by the coding sequence ATGAGCTTTACCGCCACATCCGCGCCGCACCCGGACGACACCATCGTGGCGGTGTCGTCGGCCACCGGAGCCGCGGCGCGGGCCATCGTTCGCGTCGGCGGGCCGAACGCGCGCGGGGTGGTGGCGGCGGTGTTCGTGGCCGAAGAACCCACCCCCAGCCCCTCCCTGAAGGGAGGGGAGCAAGACCTTTGGAGTTCCGATACCTCGGGAGGTTCGCGGGAGGCTTCGCGCGCCGTCACCCCCCTCCCTTCAGGGAGGGGGGCCGGGGGGGTGGGTTCTCCTCGCCCGCGTCGCCTCGTCCTCGGCTCGCTCCGCCTCACCGGCGTGTACTCCCCGCTGCCCGCGGCGTTGTACTTCTTCGCCGGCCCGCGGTCGTACACCGGGCAGGACATCGCGGAGATTCACACCATCGGTTCGCCGCCGCTGGTGGAGCGGCTGGTCGCGGACCTGCTGGCGGCCGGAGCGCGGCCGGCGCGGCCGGGCGAGTTCACCATGCGGGCGTTCCTCGCGGGCAAGAAGGACTTGCCGCAGGCCGAAGCCGTGCAGGCCGTGATCGAGGCCGGGACCGACGCGGACCTGAGCGCGGCGCTCGCACAGCTCGCGGGCGGCGTGTCGCAACCGCTCGACGCGCTCCGCGACGATCTGCTGAACCTCCTCGCCGACGTGGAGGCCGCCCTCGACTTCGCCGACGAGGACATCGAGTTCGTCGGCGCGGCCGAAACGCTCCGTCGGGTCGCGGCCGCGGTCGATCACCTCGACGCGGTACGGAAGCAACTCAACGACCGCACGATTTCGGGCCGGCCGGTGCGCGTGGCACTGGTGGGGCTGCCGAACGCGGGGAAGAGCAGCTTGTTCAACGCCCTTGCGGGCGGCGCGGCGCTCGTCAGCCCGGTTCCGGGCACCACGCGGGACTACCTCACGAGGCCGTTCGGACTCGCGGGCGTGTCGGCGGAGCTGATCGACACCGCCGGCTGGCAGGCCGCGTCCGATACGATCGAGGAGCAGGCCCAGCGGCTCGGCACCGAGCAGGCGGCCCGCGCCGACGTGATCGTGTGGTGCGACGCGCACGGCGCGTTCGGCACCGCCGACGAAGCGCGGTTGCGCGCGACCGCCGCGGCCGTGTTGAAGGTGCGAACGAAAAGTGATCTGCACCCGAGTGGGGGGCGCGAGCCCCCGGTGTCGCAAGAAGCAGAAGTGAGCGCCTCGGTGGTCGCGCCCGGCGGCCTCGACGCGCTCCGCGCCGCGCTGGGTGACATCGTCACGTCACTGGTGCGCCCGGCGCTCGCGCCGAGCCAGAGCCGGTGCCGGCACCACGTGCTTGTGTGTCTGGAGCGCTTGCGCGAAGCTCATCGGCTCGCCGCGCGGGGCGACCCGCCCGAACTGCTCGCGCTCGCCCTGCGGGGCGCGGTCGATGCGCTCGGCGAGATGACCGGCGCGGTCTACACCAACGACCTGCTCGACCGTATCTTCTCGCGCTTCTGCATAGGCAAATGA
- a CDS encoding putative signal transducing protein, translating to MAGKLVTIATFDQAAKARLAQNALEAAGIKAAVADETIVQMDWLLGDAVGWVKVQVMDEDADRAVAVLEEALGAEDEPVDQEALAAEAEGAGAEADVEPKPPLAPRPAAPVPSSTDAEVEPPLSERDQYARRLFLAAMFGLVIPLLWFYAVYLFLNAAFGPGPLSARGRNKLLLGGFLLIIGSFMALYLIRLYGDPFG from the coding sequence ATGGCCGGAAAGCTGGTGACGATCGCCACGTTCGATCAGGCGGCGAAGGCCCGGCTGGCGCAAAACGCGTTGGAAGCCGCCGGTATCAAAGCCGCCGTTGCGGATGAAACAATCGTGCAAATGGACTGGCTGTTGGGTGACGCAGTCGGTTGGGTAAAGGTGCAGGTGATGGACGAGGACGCGGACCGAGCGGTTGCGGTTCTGGAGGAGGCACTCGGCGCTGAAGACGAACCGGTGGATCAGGAGGCACTGGCGGCGGAAGCGGAAGGGGCTGGCGCGGAAGCGGACGTCGAACCAAAACCGCCGCTCGCTCCGCGGCCAGCCGCACCGGTGCCGTCTTCGACGGACGCCGAAGTAGAACCGCCGCTGTCCGAACGGGACCAGTACGCCCGACGGTTGTTCCTGGCTGCGATGTTCGGCCTGGTTATCCCCCTGCTGTGGTTCTACGCGGTCTACCTGTTTCTCAACGCCGCATTCGGACCGGGACCGCTGAGCGCCCGCGGTCGGAACAAACTGCTCCTCGGGGGCTTCTTGCTCATCATCGGTTCTTTCATGGCGCTGTACTTGATCAGGCTTTACGGAGACCCGTTCGGATGA
- a CDS encoding carboxypeptidase M32: MTAADAYIELVRRSKELGVINSCAGVLSWDHQTYMPPKGGALRGEQMAFLASLAHQKFTDPKVGELLAAVESSDLVRDPEADAAANARELRRAYDRATKIPQALVEELARVTTEAQQVWEQAKKKNDYASFRPLLEQVVKLKRQEADAVGFKEHPYNALIEEYEPGTTVAELKTLFAGLTAELSPLVKKIVAASKQPDKGVLEREFPVDRQKVFAEAAAVAIGFDFGAGRLDTTAHPFCSGFGPGDCRITTRYNPRFFNEAFFGVLHETGHAMYEQGLPAEHFGTPLGVACSFGIHESQSRLWENQVGRGRPFWEHFFPRLRQTFPAALADVSLDTFYFAINEVKPSLIRVEADEATYNLHIALRFELELALLSGDLTTADLPGAWAERFEALFGLKIPDDARGCLQDIHWSFGGIGYFPTYTLGNLYAAQLMDAARRELGSALGDDFRRGEFGRLKGWLGTHIHRHGQRFRAGELCRRATGAPLSAKPFLSYLSEKFGTLYGVC, translated from the coding sequence ATGACCGCCGCCGACGCGTACATCGAACTGGTCCGCCGCAGCAAGGAACTTGGTGTTATCAACTCGTGCGCCGGGGTACTGAGCTGGGACCACCAGACGTACATGCCGCCCAAGGGCGGCGCGCTCCGCGGCGAGCAGATGGCGTTCCTCGCCAGCCTCGCGCACCAGAAGTTCACCGACCCGAAAGTGGGCGAGCTGCTCGCCGCCGTCGAAAGCTCCGACCTCGTGCGGGACCCCGAGGCCGACGCCGCGGCGAACGCGCGCGAACTCCGCCGCGCCTACGACCGCGCCACCAAGATCCCACAGGCGCTCGTCGAAGAACTCGCGCGGGTCACCACGGAGGCGCAACAGGTGTGGGAACAGGCGAAGAAGAAGAACGACTACGCCAGCTTCCGCCCGCTGCTCGAACAGGTGGTGAAACTGAAGCGGCAAGAGGCCGACGCGGTCGGGTTCAAAGAGCACCCCTACAACGCGCTCATCGAGGAGTACGAGCCGGGAACCACCGTCGCGGAACTCAAGACCCTGTTCGCCGGCCTCACGGCCGAACTCTCGCCGCTGGTGAAGAAGATCGTGGCGGCCTCGAAGCAGCCCGACAAGGGCGTGCTGGAGCGCGAGTTCCCGGTCGACCGCCAGAAGGTGTTCGCGGAGGCCGCGGCGGTGGCGATCGGGTTCGACTTCGGCGCCGGCCGGCTCGATACCACTGCGCACCCGTTCTGCTCGGGCTTCGGGCCGGGCGACTGCCGCATCACCACCCGGTACAACCCGCGGTTCTTCAACGAAGCGTTCTTCGGCGTGCTCCACGAGACCGGGCACGCGATGTACGAGCAGGGCCTGCCGGCCGAGCACTTCGGTACGCCGCTCGGCGTCGCGTGCTCGTTCGGCATCCACGAATCGCAGTCGCGGCTGTGGGAGAACCAGGTCGGGCGCGGGCGGCCGTTCTGGGAGCACTTCTTCCCGCGCCTCCGGCAGACGTTCCCCGCGGCGCTCGCGGACGTGTCGCTCGACACCTTTTACTTTGCCATCAACGAGGTGAAGCCGTCGCTCATCCGCGTGGAGGCCGATGAGGCGACCTACAACCTGCACATCGCGCTGCGGTTCGAACTGGAGCTCGCGCTGCTGTCCGGCGATCTGACAACTGCCGATCTTCCGGGCGCGTGGGCCGAGCGGTTCGAGGCGCTGTTCGGATTAAAAATTCCGGACGACGCCCGCGGTTGCCTCCAGGACATCCACTGGAGTTTTGGCGGCATCGGATATTTTCCGACCTACACCCTCGGAAACCTGTACGCGGCCCAACTGATGGATGCGGCCCGGCGCGAACTCGGCAGCGCCCTGGGGGACGACTTCCGCCGCGGCGAGTTCGGCCGCCTCAAGGGCTGGCTCGGCACGCACATCCACCGCCACGGGCAGCGGTTCCGCGCCGGCGAGCTGTGCCGCCGCGCGACCGGCGCTCCGCTCTCGGCGAAACCCTTCCTTTCGTACCTGAGCGAAAAGTTCGGGACGCTTTATGGAGTGTGCTAG
- a CDS encoding serine/threonine-protein kinase, giving the protein MSTNTQNRADPSAGTDSLASAGDTHAFPHPQRPAPSDGLGGSAPPPDVGTEVGTFLLQSKLGEGVSCHVFRGWDRSRSCPVALKILNWANVYDRTAAMKQLRMEAMALARVKHPLVVRFIDFGFDPRWPYLVTEFFEGSPLGELLRSGGALPPEWALYLVSQMADALGAVWQAGLVHRDIKPDNILIGPNGNAKLIDFGLAKAEALEAARERTGPEMAGTAAYLAPEQAKDASTVDHRADIYSLGVTLYEALTGRLPFEGRNRVQVIFQHLNSPPVPPVQRAEGIPPLLSDLCLWMLAKNPDDRPQNYEELRQALNTVSGGAR; this is encoded by the coding sequence ATGTCGACGAACACCCAGAACCGAGCCGACCCGAGCGCCGGAACCGACTCCCTGGCGAGCGCGGGGGACACGCACGCCTTTCCGCACCCGCAGCGGCCGGCGCCGTCGGACGGGCTCGGGGGCAGCGCCCCGCCGCCCGATGTCGGCACCGAGGTCGGGACGTTCCTCCTCCAGTCGAAGCTCGGCGAGGGCGTCTCCTGTCACGTGTTCCGCGGCTGGGACCGGAGCCGGTCGTGCCCGGTGGCGCTGAAGATCCTCAACTGGGCGAACGTCTACGACCGCACCGCGGCGATGAAGCAGCTCCGCATGGAGGCGATGGCGCTGGCCCGCGTCAAGCACCCGCTCGTCGTGCGGTTCATCGACTTCGGGTTCGACCCGCGGTGGCCGTACCTGGTCACCGAGTTCTTCGAGGGCAGCCCGCTGGGCGAGCTGCTCCGGTCCGGCGGCGCGCTGCCGCCGGAGTGGGCGCTGTACCTGGTCTCGCAGATGGCCGACGCGCTCGGGGCCGTGTGGCAGGCGGGCCTGGTCCACCGCGACATCAAGCCCGACAACATTCTGATCGGCCCGAACGGGAACGCGAAGCTGATCGACTTCGGGCTGGCGAAGGCCGAAGCGCTGGAAGCGGCCCGCGAGCGCACCGGGCCGGAGATGGCCGGCACCGCGGCGTACCTCGCCCCCGAACAGGCGAAGGACGCCAGCACGGTCGACCACCGCGCGGACATCTACTCGCTCGGCGTGACGCTGTACGAGGCCCTTACCGGCCGGCTGCCGTTCGAGGGGCGGAACCGCGTGCAGGTGATCTTCCAGCACCTGAACTCGCCGCCGGTGCCGCCCGTCCAGCGGGCCGAGGGGATCCCGCCGCTCCTGTCCGACCTGTGCCTGTGGATGCTGGCGAAGAACCCCGACGACCGCCCGCAGAACTACGAGGAGCTGCGGCAGGCGCTGAACACCGTCAGCGGCGGCGCCCGCTGA
- a CDS encoding DUF1559 family PulG-like putative transporter has translation MALRFPRTTSAVALALSLGLVGLPACKKKSKPTAPDTPAPETNAGPGTNAPAPAGVGGGDPEAPRPLNLGGPLEPAARTAALRNMKQIGFAIANFHDAHGALPAGYADATGQPGLSWRVALLPYIEQDALFGQFKRDEPWDGPNNKPLIAKMPKVYAPPNENTRGYTFCRGFTGPNTWLPPQQQPGRAGQLLLGVKTFQITGGLSNTILVAEAAEAVVWTKPDEVPFAPNSVPKLGGVFRSGCTVLMADGSVKFVRNPVSPAGLADAIQINSSKHAALDE, from the coding sequence ATGGCCCTCCGCTTCCCGCGCACGACCTCGGCGGTCGCGCTGGCGCTCTCGCTCGGGCTCGTCGGCCTTCCGGCGTGCAAGAAGAAGAGCAAACCCACCGCGCCCGACACGCCCGCCCCGGAGACGAACGCCGGGCCGGGGACCAACGCACCCGCGCCCGCCGGCGTCGGCGGGGGCGATCCCGAAGCGCCGCGCCCGCTGAACCTCGGCGGCCCGCTGGAGCCGGCCGCGCGAACGGCCGCTCTGAGAAACATGAAGCAGATCGGGTTCGCGATCGCAAATTTTCATGACGCCCACGGCGCGTTACCCGCCGGCTACGCCGACGCGACCGGCCAGCCGGGCCTGAGCTGGCGGGTGGCGCTCCTCCCGTACATTGAGCAGGACGCGCTCTTCGGGCAGTTCAAGCGGGACGAACCGTGGGACGGTCCCAACAACAAGCCGCTCATCGCCAAAATGCCGAAGGTGTACGCTCCACCGAACGAGAACACCCGCGGGTACACGTTCTGTCGCGGCTTCACGGGGCCGAACACGTGGCTCCCGCCGCAACAGCAACCGGGCCGGGCGGGGCAACTGCTCCTCGGGGTCAAAACCTTTCAGATCACCGGCGGGCTTTCGAACACCATTCTGGTTGCCGAAGCGGCCGAGGCGGTGGTCTGGACGAAGCCGGACGAGGTGCCGTTCGCGCCGAACAGTGTGCCGAAACTCGGCGGCGTGTTCCGCTCCGGCTGCACCGTTCTGATGGCCGATGGGTCCGTGAAATTCGTGCGGAACCCCGTCTCACCGGCGGGACTCGCCGACGCCATTCAGATCAACAGCAGCAAACACGCCGCGCTGGACGAGTGA
- a CDS encoding rhomboid family protein: protein MEPGHEVETHAAADATPLPMPVVALGAPAPQPPFTESSTADPQPFVPTAVSLLRAIAAADGPWFPARFAAAVSVPRDSLDEPLTELRVAGFVRVAEWVRGVGQGYAITPEGATAAADPAVLDLLSRPAVEHAGAAVPAPGPGAGSADPEPQETDLALTPPIVVPVLLMANALWFFVCAVWGIRWGLTPARVLTEGHRDVLHRFGAVSGTDLIAGEWWRLLSSCFVHIGLLHLVGNMFVLAMMGPLAELLWGRGRLLLIYLISGLAGSSLAMALRPDSILAGASGAIWGIQMSLFAWLFAFRHHLPADLAADWFRRMFVVFVLNVSLSFLDGVSWEGHLGGGVAGFLVAGLLNAVRFGDPQRRGTAYGLLALIPVLCVVGVAAVMDANGTPGWRRLHLRLESERGASEALARQQKLRAAQVEYNAEIAWRLAELSPERVRPFEWRALVLLGRTQRPGEKVSEFHQRAEALKGVADALVTCATRESSGDEAFDRHRERVRACAVARARAMGLLLGLLETNGPPPEAAMDAWRAARAEADQSFKNLGAR from the coding sequence ATGGAGCCGGGGCACGAGGTTGAAACGCACGCCGCCGCGGACGCGACACCGCTGCCCATGCCGGTGGTCGCGCTCGGTGCCCCTGCGCCGCAACCTCCGTTCACGGAAAGCTCTACGGCCGACCCGCAGCCGTTCGTCCCCACCGCCGTGTCGCTGTTACGCGCCATCGCCGCGGCCGACGGGCCGTGGTTCCCGGCCCGCTTCGCTGCGGCCGTCAGCGTCCCGCGCGACAGCCTGGACGAACCGCTGACCGAGCTGCGTGTCGCCGGGTTCGTGCGGGTGGCCGAATGGGTCCGCGGCGTCGGACAGGGGTACGCGATCACGCCCGAGGGCGCGACCGCCGCGGCCGATCCGGCGGTCCTCGATCTACTCAGCCGGCCGGCGGTGGAGCACGCGGGAGCGGCGGTCCCGGCCCCCGGCCCCGGCGCGGGCAGCGCGGACCCCGAGCCACAGGAAACGGACCTCGCCCTCACGCCGCCGATCGTGGTACCGGTCCTCCTGATGGCGAACGCGCTGTGGTTCTTCGTCTGCGCCGTGTGGGGCATCCGGTGGGGGCTGACCCCGGCCCGCGTGCTCACCGAGGGCCACAGGGACGTGTTGCACCGTTTCGGGGCGGTCAGCGGGACGGACCTGATCGCCGGCGAATGGTGGCGGCTGCTCTCGTCGTGTTTCGTTCACATCGGCCTGCTGCACCTCGTCGGCAACATGTTCGTACTGGCGATGATGGGGCCGCTGGCCGAACTGTTGTGGGGGCGGGGGCGGTTGCTGCTCATCTACCTCATTTCCGGACTGGCCGGCAGCTCTCTGGCGATGGCCCTGCGCCCCGATTCGATCCTCGCGGGGGCGTCGGGCGCGATCTGGGGCATCCAGATGTCACTGTTCGCGTGGCTGTTCGCGTTCCGCCACCACCTCCCGGCGGACCTGGCGGCGGACTGGTTCCGGCGAATGTTCGTGGTGTTCGTGCTGAACGTGAGCTTGAGCTTTCTGGACGGTGTCAGTTGGGAGGGCCACCTGGGCGGCGGGGTGGCGGGGTTCCTGGTGGCGGGGCTGTTGAACGCGGTCCGGTTCGGCGACCCGCAGCGGCGGGGGACCGCGTACGGGCTGCTGGCGCTGATCCCGGTGCTGTGTGTCGTCGGCGTCGCGGCGGTGATGGACGCGAACGGCACGCCGGGGTGGCGGCGCCTTCACCTGCGCCTGGAGAGCGAGCGCGGAGCGAGTGAGGCGCTCGCGCGGCAGCAGAAGTTGCGGGCCGCGCAGGTCGAATACAACGCCGAAATCGCCTGGCGCCTGGCGGAACTGTCCCCCGAGCGGGTCAGGCCGTTCGAGTGGAGGGCTCTGGTTCTGCTCGGTCGGACCCAGCGCCCGGGCGAGAAGGTGAGCGAGTTCCACCAGAGGGCCGAGGCGCTGAAGGGCGTGGCCGACGCGCTCGTCACGTGTGCGACCCGCGAGTCGAGCGGGGACGAGGCGTTCGACCGGCACCGGGAGCGCGTGCGGGCGTGCGCGGTCGCGCGGGCGCGGGCGATGGGGCTGCTGCTGGGGCTGCTCGAGACGAACGGGCCTCCGCCCGAGGCGGCGATGGACGCGTGGCGGGCGGCCCGGGCCGAGGCCGATCAGTCGTTCAAGAACCTGGGCGCCCGGTGA